The following nucleotide sequence is from Ahniella affigens.
CGCAATTGATCGCGGTGAATGATCAGGTTGTTCTTGGGGTCGGGGCCACCGAGTGCGCCCAGAAACCAAGACTCGCGCAACGTGGTCGAGCCGGCATTCTCATCCAGATCGGGCGCTGGGTTGGTCACCCAGCGGTAATAGTCCAGGTGCGACGTCGGTGCCGTTGTGAACTGATCGTTCAACCAATTCTGGTAGCCCATTGACAGCAGGCTATTGATATCCGCATCGGTGGGACCGAATGTCGCCTGGGCCAGAAATCGTGCTGCGTCATTCGCGTTAGATGGACCGGCGTTGAGGTCTTCCATGCCATGACTGAACATGGGGCTGGGCTGATGCGCCGCGTCGGCAGCGATTGCCACGGGTGTAGCGACCAACGCGCTGAGAAGTGCCACCCCAGGCAAGCTACGCCGGACGACTGCGTTCATGTTGATCATTACCCATCGCTCCTAGTTGTCGCTGGCTGCTAGCTCGGCTGCTCAGCGTTTGATGGCCCGGGGCTTCCAGGCGCGCCGAAGCGTACGTCCTGCGACTGCCGCAAACCGTGACGCCAGTCCGAGTCAGCCTCGGACGCGACCGCTTGACCGAGCCTTCGCAAGAATCAGAACGCCCAACTGCAAGAAAGCGAACATCGTGCCAGCGAATTACCAGACTTATTGGTCGAGCAAGGTTCGCAGCACGATTTCGATGGCCGCCACTTGGTCCGAAAGCGCCATGCTGGGTGCAAAGCGGTGCTTGACCGCCTGCTCCGGGAGATACGGCAGATGAATGAAGCCGGCGCGGGCACTTGCATCCAGGTCCGCTAACACGTGCAGCGCCCGATACATGACGGCGTTGCAGACAAAGCTGCCTGCGCTGAGCGAGCACTCGGCAGGAATCTCGGCCGCCAAGAGCGACTCGTGCAACTGGCTGACCGGCAGCGTGCTGAAGTAGGCGGCGGGGCCGTTCTTCAATAGCGGCTGATCTTTGGGCTGCTTCCCGGCATTGTCCGGAATTCGTGCGTCGGCCAGATTGATCGCGACGCGCTCAATCGAAATCCGGGAGCGATTACCGGCCTCACCGAGCATCAAGACCAAACCCGGTCGCCGCTTGCGAATCGCGCGCTGCAGAATCGCTTCGGCATCACCAAACACCGTTGGCAACTCGATCGCATGAATGCGGGCGCCGAGCATTTCGCGATCGGCAAAACGCTGCGCGACCTGCCAGGACGGGTTGATGGTCTCGCCACCAAACGGCGTGAAACCAGTAATCAGAATCGGCGCGTTGTAACTCATGTGGGCTTGGCCAGAAAGTAAATCAGGAAGCAGTTGACGATCAGCAGCACGGCGCCCGTTGGCGCCTGCGCTTTGATCACGGCATGCCGGTCGGGAATCTCCAGGAGAATCGCCGGCACGAGATTGAAGTTGGCCGCCATCGGCGTCATCAAGGTGCCGCAGTAGCCGCTCAGCATGCCAATCGCCGCGAGCGGCGCGGCATTAAAGCCATGCGCCTGAACCAGCAACGGCACGGCAATACCGAGTGTCATCACCGGGAACGCCGCAAACGCATTGCCCATGATCATCGTGAATAGCGCCATGCCGAGTGCATAGGCGAGTACGAG
It contains:
- the pcp gene encoding pyroglutamyl-peptidase I, with the protein product MSYNAPILITGFTPFGGETINPSWQVAQRFADREMLGARIHAIELPTVFGDAEAILQRAIRKRRPGLVLMLGEAGNRSRISIERVAINLADARIPDNAGKQPKDQPLLKNGPAAYFSTLPVSQLHESLLAAEIPAECSLSAGSFVCNAVMYRALHVLADLDASARAGFIHLPYLPEQAVKHRFAPSMALSDQVAAIEIVLRTLLDQ